TGACTAGCTATGCTTCTGATAAAGGAaattgttgggcctaacacgaggtctaatctccattccaccttcacccttcagtcaggtacacatgtggagggcgcaaacaggccctagagagatttacatactaatgaggtacctgaaggccagaggtggagccattaaacattcctccccagcccctcccctttctcccctccccttttaactcaggtcgatcctgggttcagggggtatgcatccagatccatccaccatccgccatgtgaataaaccagttttggaaacccaagggcttcttCGTGTGTTGGGGCCttgccgctatgaggaaccgtgagaagccagggagaggcttttagttaatgagcagcagggcccaacttccagctggaggaacccagagggtTCCTAGCGGAGTACCCACAGCATgacaggaggaaccctgggatccccagcctttttTCCCAACAGGAAATCTCAGGGCCGAGTTAATCAGTCTTAAATGTTGTTATATGATTTATAGACCAGAGGTAGGATTGTTTCCTGACTCTTTAATTTgaagaaacatttgaaatttacCTTTCCCATTACTTATAGAACTTTAGAATAATTCACCTGATTTCTCAAAAATTGTATTAATTAATACTCGATAGTAACAACAGAAGATAAAAGGATTTTTTGCTATTTGGTCAGCCTCTTGTCCAACAGTTTGCTTGTCTCTGATCTGTCCTCAGTTCAGTGTCAAGTCAATATTCTTCAATCATTATACCCACTGTAATCTCAGCTAGTGCCTTCACAAATACtaaaattgaacaatattttcaCTCTGTCTTGGGGCAATTAACACATGTGCAAACTCTGGTCAGTCCTTCAGATGTCCACATTTGTCATTTGACTACTGCAACCAATATGACTTGGCAGACAAAATATTCTATAGTGTTGCAGCAACATGAATCCTGTCCATATTTTATGAAAGTTTATCATAATTAAATGGGTAAAGGTGGACTGGCCACACTGCCCTCACTTGTATATAATACTAAAAAaagattatcatttattttttcttgaaacaGATTTTATTGTGTAGTCCAGGTTGACCTCTAACTTCTTACCTTTGACTTCATCACTTAAAAGCTACAATTAGAATTGtacatcaccatacctggctctatccttcattattttaaaatgagtaaatgaatgaatgaatgaatgaatgaatttaggctgtgtgtgtgtgtgtgtgtgtgtgtgtgtgtgtatgtgagtgtgcatgtatctgAGTGTCTTGTCTGTCTTCCAGTACACACTCACCACAATGTgaatgtggcagtcagaggacaactttcagaagtgaATTCTTTCCTCTGACTGTGGGATCTGGGATAGAACTATAGTTATCAGGTTTGTGTAGCAAGTGTGCTTACTCATGgagtcattttgttttctctctatcTTCTATTCTTAAAATTTGCAAACTAAATATCTCATTGTACTCCAGTAATTCTCagtatttaaagaaattaatCTTTATACGTAGAGTTTTATCAAAGCACAACCAGGCAATGCTTATGATTTTTCATACACTAGTTTTTATTACTAGAGGCCTGGAGAAGCCTTCAAAATGTGCAGAAGGCCTGGATGTGGGGTCCATAGGTAAGCACAGAATAAGGAGTCCATATATGGGAGACATGTTTGATAACTAAATGAAGGGAGTCCCATCTGGGCAGATGAAGGAAAGTAGAATACTAAAGGATGAAAATGACTGTATAAATACAATATGGGAAACCCAACTCCCATGAGGGTTGGAGCATCCTGGTGCTTGAGGACACTTTTTTAGGGTTTAGCATCACACTACAGAGATGTGGTTAAATGATGCTTATAAACTAATTAGGGCCAATGACGTTGCTAAATATGTATTATAAGAAGATGGAGACAAGTGTATTAAGATTGCTTTTAGATgtcatatattttatagtttagaCATTcatattgattattattatttgttctgTGCATGGACAATGGTAAAGTCAACGATGTTAACAGTTTGCCTAGTTCTAGACTTTATGGTTTGAAGAGAAACTAAAAAATTTGCAAGGGCTTAGAGAACTGTAATTAGAATCCAGAGTTCTTTAGAAAACAAGATATGTTATAACCAgcaatgtatttaaattttttaaaaactatataactaaattatatttaatgcaatattttaatttttatatttatgaacataAACATCAATTTTACTGAAATTACTTATAGCAATCTAATAAGTTCTCTTGTATTAAAAATGTCTTAAATCTAACAGTTCTCATTGacagacaaaacagaagaaagtacTCTATGGCTCAAAATTCCCAATTTTAAGACTTCTTGAAATTCATGTAATCACTTGAATATTTATGTAAGgattaaaatataaatctattaAAAGAAATCAGCAAATATTTTATATcacaagaaaaatatattttctcatttcctggcagtaaaatgaaataatgcCCTATAGTCTTTCTCCAAAGTCTATTGAGAGTTAAGTATATACAAAAATGGTGGAGAAACAATGAGCCCTAGAATATGCAGGTCAGTGCAGTTCAAAGCCATGCTATCAACATTTGTATTAATCTAAAATTGAAGTGGTGTCTATGCCTACTGTCCTTTAGTAATTGAAGAAAATTGTGCCCTTTAAAAATCATGTACATGATCGTACTCACTTCCCAACAATCGGAAGACTTTCTCAATGCATTCTTAGAGAGAAGCCATATTAAATGTTGCAAACAGACTCAGAAATAGTGAGTTCTTATGTGTATAGCACTGTGGTTTCTTGATGATGAATTCTCTTTTCTACTTAATAATTATTTTGTACTTGTCTTCTTAATAAACTTAAAGAAGCTATGGTTGGGCTAACTACTAAAGAACTTATTTTAATACTGAAAATTAAGACAaccaaatattttaatgtattgatatttttctttttcactagtAATGCCACGTgactaaacacatttttttcacaaAACCTCCAATCATGGAAATTTAAAATCCACTTTATCTAAGAAGCACTTATATAACAAACTTTTTGATTTCTGGTCTCAATAAAAATTGTTCCAGGATACCTCTTTTTGAAATGCCTCTTTGATTGTGGTCTGCCTGCCTCAATTCTGAATCTTTATAAGTATGTAAGAAATGGAAGAGACAACTGGTGTTATCCATGGCAGGAGTCCTAACTCTGTTAAAGGTTTTCCATAAGTAATTTCAAAGTTTTTGTAGGTATTGAATTTTTTTGATCATGGCTTTAATTTTTGAATGAGAAGTCACTGAAACATGGAGGGATTGGAGAACTAATCAGACTTTCATTTTGCCTGAACTGTTTTTAACTGCATCATCTAATTTCAAAGGAAACatttttggttgttattgttttggtattttgtttgtttgtttcttttttttttcttttttctttttttttggttttttgagacagggtttctctgtgtatccctggctgtcctggaactcactctgtagaccaggcttgcctcgaactcagaaatccgcctaaactttttttttttttcccattaaactcAGGCGGAGTCACATGGGGAAAGCGGGATTTGAACCGGGAGAGAGcacgggctcgccctctgcaggcggctaccttaaccgctgcgccaccgctggcttgctatgtttgtttgtttcttgtatgtttgtttttttttgtttttgtgcccTAATCTCAGGTAGAAAAATATCAAATCGTTCCATTTTCCTAGAAAAGTGTACGCTGAGTGACTCACCTGTCTTGTTGATATCAAGACCTGCTAGTTTCAAGGCTAATTCATTGCTGTTGCCACTTGCAGAGGAAACCAGGATATCATGTATTGCATTTCTTCTACCTGTTCTTCCTGAAGCAATAAAATCTGCATATGTAGTTTCCACATCAGTCATTGCTAACAAATATCCACATAGCAGGGActacaaaagaaagaacagtTAATAGTTGAAGGCAATGATAGTCAATGGTGAACATTTCACACAGAAAGATTAATGAATGGCTTATAAAGTGAACAAGAAACAATTGTTTAGAAGTAGTGTTTTGATTCTTGTCTAAAACATATCAAATCATAAGAATGACCAGCATGGCAGAAATACCCATGGGAGCAATAGTGGTTGGTACTCATACCCTGGCAGTAAACAACACCTCTCTAAACTGCcgctttactaaaccagcataattcttaactacattctaaatgcAAACGCTTACATTCATAGACAAATATAATTCTTGACTCTTATTATAGAAATTTCCTTTTGCATGCCATTACAGACAAACAAAAGTAACCAAAATGCAAAAATGTTCTGGTACTTAGTCCCAACTGATATAAACACAACCCAATTCCTGAACTTAAGTCTCAAGGATCAGTACTGAAGAGATTGGAAGTAGggttgtaagaaccagaggaacaTCACGTTTGGTTTGAGACTAGTCTACCAGCATGTCAGAAAAGTTATATTTTgatgaagtctcatcaacatggcttcattttttaaatcactgttttattgctgtgaagagacaccatgaccaaagccactCATAAAGAAAACGTTTAATTTAaggtttgcttacagtttgagaggttAAACTAATATCATCAGAGTGGGGAACACGGTGGCATGCTGGTagacatggtactagagaagtagctgagaaacCTACATCCTATTCTATAGTTAGAGAGAAGAGACACTGAGCTTAGTGTTGGGTtgtgaaaactcaaagcccactctcactccaacaaggtcatacctcccaATCTCTAATAATTTCAAATGGTTCCATTCACTGGTGATTAAATATTCAAATCTGAACCtagggagccattcttattcaaaccaccgcaaATGCCTAAGCAAG
The window above is part of the Arvicanthis niloticus isolate mArvNil1 chromosome 13, mArvNil1.pat.X, whole genome shotgun sequence genome. Proteins encoded here:
- the Pkia gene encoding cAMP-dependent protein kinase inhibitor alpha isoform X1; this encodes MTQCHYKNHLSSFRSSASSRIHRCEKLQFKIRGSLLCGYLLAMTDVETTYADFIASGRTGRRNAIHDILVSSASGNSNELALKLAGLDINKTEGEDDGQRSSKEQSGEAQGEASKSES
- the Pkia gene encoding cAMP-dependent protein kinase inhibitor alpha isoform X2, encoding MTDVETTYADFIASGRTGRRNAIHDILVSSASGNSNELALKLAGLDINKTEGEDDGQRSSKEQSGEAQGEASKSES